The following proteins are co-located in the Gorilla gorilla gorilla isolate KB3781 chromosome 18, NHGRI_mGorGor1-v2.1_pri, whole genome shotgun sequence genome:
- the DHX38 gene encoding pre-mRNA-splicing factor ATP-dependent RNA helicase PRP16, producing MGDTSEDASIHRLEGTDLDCQVGGLICKSKSAASEQHVFKAPAPRPSLLGLDLLASLKRREREEKDDGEDKKKSKVSSYKDWEESKDDQKDAEEEGGDQAGRNIRKDRHYRSARVETPSHPGGVSEEFWERSRQRERERREHGVYASSKEEKDWKKEKSRDRDYDRKRDRDERDRSRHSSRSERDGGSERSSRRNEPESPRHRPKDAATPSRSTWEEEDSGYGSSRRSQWESPSPTPSYRDSERSHRLSTRDRDRSVRGKYSDDTPLPTPSYKYNEWADDRRHLGSTPRLSRGRGRREEGEEGISFDTEEERQQWEDDQRQADRDWYMMDEGYDEFHNPLAYSSEDYVRRREQHLHKQKQKRISAQRRQINEDNERWETNRMLTSGVVHRLEVDEDFEEDNAAKVHLMVHNLVPPFLDGRIVFTKQPEPVIPVKDATSDLAIIARKGSQTVRKHREQKERKKAQHKHWELAGTKLGDIMGVKKEEEPDKAVTEDGKVDYRTEQKFADHMKRKSEASSEFAKKKSILEQRQYLPIFAVQQELLTIIRDNSIVIVVGETGSGKTTQLTQYLHEDGYTDYGMIGCTQPRRVAAMSVAKRVSEEMGGNLGEEVGYAIRFEDCTSENTLIKYMTDGILLRESLREADLDHYSAIIMDEAHERSLNTDVLFGLLREVVARRSDLKLIVTSATMDAEKFAAFFGNVPIFHIPGRTFPVDILFSKTPQEDYVEAAVKQSLQVHLSGAPGDILIFMPGQEDIEVTSDQIVEHLEELENAPALAVLPIYSQLPSDLQAKIFQKAPDGVRKCIVATNIAETSLTVDGIMFVIDSGYCKLKVFNPRIGMDALQIYPISQANANQRSGRAGRTGPGQCFRLYTQSAYKNELLTTTVPEIQRTNLANVVLLLKSLGVQDLLQFHFMDPPPEDNMLNSMYQLWILGALDNTGGLTSTGRLMVEFPLDPALSKMLIVSCDMGCSSEILLIVSMLSVPAIFYRPKGREEESDQIREKFAVPESDHLTYLNVYLQWKNNNYSTIWCNDHFIHAKAMRKVREVRAQLKDIMVQQRMSLASCGTDWDIVRKCICAAYFHQAAKLKGIGEYVNIRTGMPCHLHPTSSLFGMGYTPDYIVYHELVMTTKEYMQCVTAVDGEWLAELGPMFYSVKQAGKSRQENRRRAKEEASAMEEEMALAEEQLRARRQEQEKRSPLGSVRSTKIYTPGRKEQGEPMTPRRTPARFGL from the exons ATGGGGGACACCAGTGAGGATGCCTCGATCCATCGATTGGAAGGCACTGATCTGGACTGTCAGGTTGGCGGTCTTATTTGCAAGTCCAAAAGTGCAGCCAGCGAGCAGCATGTCTTCAAGGCTCCTGCTCCCCGCCCTTCATTACTGGGACTGGACTTGCTGGCTTCCCTGAAACGGAGAGAGCGAGAGGAGAAGGACGATGGGGAGGACAAGAAGAAGTCCAAAGTCTCCTCCTACAAGGACTGGGAAGAGAGCAAGGATGACCAGAAGGATGCTGAGGAAGAGGGCGGTGACCAGGCTGGCCGAAATATCCGGAAAGACAG ACATTATCGGTCTGCTCGGGTAGAGACTCCATCCCATCCGGGTGGTGTGAGCGAAGAGTTTTGGGAACGCAGTCGGCAGAGAGAGCGGGAGCGGCGGGAACATGGTGTCTATGCCTCGTCCAAAGAAGAAAAGGATTGGAAGAAGGAGAAATCGCGGGATCGAGACTATGACCGCAAGAGGGACAGAG ATGAGCGGGATAGAAGTAGGCACAGCAGCAGATCGGAGCGAGATGGAGGGTCAGAGCGTAGCAGCAGAAGAAATGAACCTGAGAGCCCACGACATCGACCTAAAG ATGCAGCCACCCCTTCAAGGTctacctgggaggaagaggacaGTGGCTATGGCTCCTCAAGGCGCTCACAGTGGGAATCGCCCTCCCCGACGCCTTCCTATCGGGATTCTGAGCGGAGCCATCGGCTGTCCACTCGAGATCGAGACAG GTCTGTGAGGGGCAAGTACTCGGATGACACGCCTCTGCCAACTCCCTCCTACAAATATAACGAGTGGGCCGATGACAGAAGACACTTGGGGTCCACCCCGCGTCTGTCCAGGGGCCGAG GAAGACGCGAGGAGGGTGAAGAAGGAATTTCATTTGACACGGAGGAGGAGCGGCAGCAGTGGGAAGATGACCAGAGG CAAGCTGATCGGGATTGGTACATGATGGACGAGGGCTATGATGAGTTCCACAACCCGCTGGCCTACTCCTCCGAGGACTACGTGAGGAGGCGGGAGCAGCACCTGCATAAACAGAAGCAGAAGCGCATTTCAGCTCAGCGGAGACAGATCAATGAG GATAACGAGCGCTGGGAGACAAACCGCATGCTCACCAGTGGGGTGGTCCATCGGCTGGAGGTGGATGAGGACTTTGAAGAGGACAATGCGGCCAAGGTGCATCTGATGGTGCACAATCTGGTGCCTCCCTTTCTGGATGGGCGCATTGTCTTCACCAAGCAG CCGGAGCCGGTGATTCCAGTGAAGGATGCCACTTCTGACTTGGCCATCATTGCTCGGAAAGGCAGCCAGACAGTGCGGAAGCACAGGGAGCAGAAGGAGCGCAAGAAG GCTCAGCACAAACACTGGGAACTGGCGGGGACCAAACTGGGAGATATAATGGGCGTCaagaaggaggaagagccagATAAAGCTGTGACGGAGGATGGGAAGGTGGACTACAG GACAGAGCAGAAGTTTGCAGATCACATGAAGAGAAAGAGCGAAGCCAGCAGTGAATTTGCAAAGAAGAAGTCCATCCTGGAGCAGAGGCAGTACCTGCCCATCTTTGCAGTGCAGCAGGAGCTGCTCACTATTATCAG AGACAACAGCATCGTGATCGTGGTTGGGGAGACGGGGAGTGGTAAGACCACTCAGCTGACACAGTACCTGCATGAAGATGGTTACACGGACTATGGGATGATTGGGTGTACCCAGCCCCGGCGTGTAGCTGCCATGTCAGTGGCCaagagagtcagtgaagagaTGGGGGGAAACCTTGGCGAGGAG GTGGGCTATGCCATCCGCTTTGAAGACTGCACTTCAGAGAACACCTTGATCAAATACATGACTGATGGGATCCTGCTCCGAGAGTCCCTCCGGGAAGCCGACCTGGATCACTACAGTGCCATCATCATGGACGAGGCCCACGAGCGCTCCCTCAACACTGACGTGCTCTTTGGGCTACTCCGGGAG GTAGTGGCTCGGCGCTCAGACCTGAAGCTCATCGTCACATCAGCCACAATGGATGCGGAGAAGTTTGCTGCCTTTTTTGGGAATGTCCCCATCTTCCACATCCCTGGCCGTACCTTCCCTGTTGACATCCTCTTCAGCAAG ACCCCACAGGAGGATtacgtggaggctgcagtgaagcaGTCCTTGCAGGTGCACCTGTCAGGGGCCCCTGGAGACATCCTTATCTTCATGCCTGGCCAAGAGGACATTGAG GTGACCTCAGACCAGATTGTGGAGCATCTGGAGGAACTGGAGAACGCGCCTGCCCTGGCTGTGCTGCCCATCTACTCTCAGCTGCCTTCTGACCTCCAGGCCAAAATCTTCCAGAAG GCTCCAGATGGCGTTCGGAAGTGCATCGTTGCCACCAATATTGCCGAGACGTCTCTCACTGTTGACGGCATCATGTTTGTTATCGATTCTGGTTACTGCAAATTAAAG GTCTTCAACCCCAGGATTGGCATGGATGCTCTGCAGATCTATCCCATTAGCCAGGCCAATGCCAACCAGCGGTCAGGGCGAGCCGGCAGGACGGGCCCAGGTCAGTGTTTCAG GCTCTACACCCAGAGCGCCTACAAGAATGAGCTCCTGACCACCACGGTGCCCGAGATCCAgaggaccaacctggccaacgtggtgctGCTGCTCAAGTCCCTCGGGGTGCAGGACCTGCTGCAGTTCCACTTCATGGACCCGCCCCCGGAGGACAACATGCTCAACTCTATGTATCAGCTCTGGATCCTCGGGGCCCTGGACAACACAG GTGGTCTGACCTCTACCGGGCGGCTGATGGTGGAGTTCCCGCTGGACCCTGCCCTGTCCAAGATGCTCATCGTGTCCTGTGACATGGGCTGCAGCTCTGAGATCCTGCTCATCGTCTCCATGCTCTCGGTCCCAGCCATCTTCTACAGGCCCAAG GGTCGAGAGGAGGAGAGTGATCAAATCCGGGAGAAGTTCGCTGTTCCTGAGAGCGATCATTTGACCTACCTGAATGTTTACCTGCAGTGGAAGAACAATAATTACTCCACCATCTGGTGTAACGATCATTTCATCCATGCTAAGGCCATGCGGAAG GTCCGGGAGGTGCGAGCTCAACTCAAGGACATCATGGTGCAGCAGCGGATGAGCCTGGCCTCGTGTGGCACTGACTGGGACATCGTCAGGAAGTGCATCTGTGCTGCCTATTTCCACCAAGCAGCCAAGCTCAAG GGAATCGGGGAGTACGTGAACATCCGCACAGGGATGCCCTGCCACTTGCACCCCACCAGCTCCCTTTTTGGAATGGGCTACACCCCAGATTACATAGTGTATCACGAGTTGGTCATGACCACCAAG